From Rhododendron vialii isolate Sample 1 chromosome 7a, ASM3025357v1:
GTGTAGACATAAGCATAAAGGACTGCCAAAAGCTTATGTCTTCACTTCCAAATACTACTTCTTTACGCGAGCTATCGTTGATCGAATGCCAAGGGATGCAGTTGGAGTGGCAAGGGGTGCCTTCGGTTGAAAAGTTATACATTTCAAGCTTCCCAAGTTTGAAGAAATTTGGAAGCGAGCTGGTAACACTAAAAAATCTGAAGGAGCTGACTGTTGACAAATGTCCAAGTCTATCTGAGGAGATGAGCCATTGCTACATGTCCCTTGAAATATTGGAGGTGACGGAATGCGAGAGCCTCAAATCCCTCCCACTAGGTTTATTCCCGCAACTTCAGTCTCTGAAAATTATGAATTGTGTAAATTTTGAGACCCTGTTGATTCCAGACGGGATTGAGCTCAATCTGACATCACTTTACATTGTTTGTTGCAATAATATTATATTCTTCTTTAATTCTTTTTAGTTGCGAGAAGATGAAGGCTCTGCCAGAACAAATGCACACCCTCCTCCCATCTCTTTTGTACTTAATGTTATGGAAATGTCCAGAAATTGAATCTTTTCCGGAAGGGGGTCTGCCCTCCAAATTAGATCATCTTAATATCAATGATTGCAAGAAACTTGTTGGTGGCCGAAGAGATTGGGGTTTGCAAACACTAAACTCCTTCAAAATACTTTGGCTGTTCGGTGAATCTGAAGATGAGTTGGAGTCGTTCCCCGAGGAGGGGCTGCTGCCCTCCACTCTTAAACATCTCAGGCTCGAAAGAATGTCGACTCTCAAATCACTCAACAAAAGGGGCCTTCAACATCTTGGCTCTCTCGAAACCATTTATATTAGCAGTTGCCCTCAGCTCCAATCCCTGCCAGAAGAGGGGCTTCCCACTTCCCTCGTTCAGCTGTCTATTACGGACTGCCCATTGCTGAAACCTCGTTGCCGCAGGGAGGAAGGGGAGGACTGGCATAAGATTGCTCGCATCCCTCTCATAGAAATCGATGGTGAAGTAATCGGTGAATAAGTCTATCCATGATACGCGGCCAGGGGAAACCTAAGCTTCCCACTCAGGTATCTGTTCCGCACTGCATATACattattttcaagaaaaattcaacaTGTCATTACTTCATTCCATTCATCGATCTTCTGATTCTTGTGTTATTAAATGGAGTACTCCAGCTAGCTAGCATTATTAATTTCTCCACcgcttctctttcttttcctcgtgattttttttagttatttctttactgttttagCATACAAAAAAAGTTGATCCGATCAAGCAGTATATATACCATATTGATTCAACCCCATTTGGATATGCGCTTTAAGACCCATGAATTTTGGTAACTCATTTAAATCAATAGAACCAAAATATTGTTTGGATTacgtccctctctctctctctctctctcatgctcaTATGGTCATGTGTATACAGTGCTAAAAATTGTCTTCCTTGTAACATGCAACAGTGATGGAAAACAgattctaaggaaaaaaaagagagaaaagaaacaaaattgaatgtCCACTTCCGTAGAGAATTTTATTGGGTTGAAATAAGATGTTATTATATTTAGTAATTAAAGAATAAGTAGTACAATTTGTCTGCTGAATACAAATTAATTATGTTGGCTAATTGGCTCTCGATCGCCCATTTGACTTATGACGTAGGAGTATAGTTTCTTTGTATTCATTTCAGAATATTTAGATACACGAAATTTGCATGTAAGTACGTGCATTAAGCCCGGAATTACGCTCTTATGTCTGTTTTGTTCTCCTTGCATgtgagtgatttttttttttttgtaacggaGGAACAGCCCTACTACCAAGTCATTAAATAGACATGATTGCGTAACCTAAACATTTGGAGGAGCTAGTTCGGCCACATCAGTCACGACCCCCCACTTATTGCAAGATACTCACCCTGTTGGGAATCGAACCCCAGAACTTAAAGAGTACTCCCAAAGCCAAAGCATCCGCCCGAACCACTAGGACAACCCCTGAGTGTTTCCTTGCGAGTGATTATTTATGGGTTGAGTCGAAATTAGATTACTTTCTAatttgtttatgtgttgattatATTGACTTACATAATGCGACTTTTCTTgcttcctcttttatttttatttttttcccttttttggccaaaaaaatagATAAGCGTTCACATATGATGGAGTATTGTTTTCAGCAACTCATGGTTATTTGCAGGAGATCCCACCACAATTTTGTCGCACCAAAGGTAACGGGGTCTCATTTTACGGGCACCAAAGAGTATGTTTAGCCCCATTTTTGATTTAaatgagttatcaaaaaaagttGATCTCTCATCTTTCCTCAGTATATGCgctttgtattctttttttgcttggaaTTGAAATTATATTTTTCGAAATAGTGATGAGAATGTTgacaaggattttttttccccaaaagaTGGGAAAAAAATGCTTATTAATTGTATAAATCAACAGAGAAACGTCTTTCAATTGGTCCTATCACATTCAACTTGGTTTAATGCTGAGCTACACAAGGGCTGATTTTTCTGTAGTAAGAAACGTGAAGGTCTGATTGAGTACCGTATTTCAGACTATTTTGGACCTTTCATTGAGTGGTTTAGCCAAAGATGTcatcttttttcatttgcattttctATAGTTCCCTAAAGTTTACTTTCCAGAGAAAAATGTGATATTGTTGCATCACCTTCCATCATAATATACTTGGTTCTTCTGTAGAGCATCTAAGCTAATGCATATTTCTCTAATTCTTAATTTTTCAAGGTTGGTATTCTACTGAGCATAAGCTCTTGCAGAATCACAAGATCTCAATCATGGCTGTTATTTGATAAGAACTTTTGGTCAGGTTGCATGGAATGGCTTCTAATAGCAGACGGAACTTGGGTGGCCAAAATTGTATAAGAAGCGATGGCAGATCATCTAGGCCGTGTTTGGTTTATGACTTTGTGAAGGAAAGCACTCGTATTGCTTTGGCATTACATGATTGTGATCAAACCAATTTTCAGTGCGTGACATGGAGGAAATGAAGTTAGTGTTGggaaaccgaatccccaagacccagtaatgacgcgtacagattagacaacaaaaattgtaaaaccctataaagcggaattagggttctacctcaactccctgcgacacgaacgctggttgaacttgttatagcacgtcttgctataaaccacgaatactgctcgaccgtaccttacgattttctatcgtattccctgcacgtctagaacacgaaccaagtgtggactctttcgtgatctgtttgctctctctaagcctgcctctatttactgaataatagaaaaacattcaTACTGACCtaaagagcataacgtgtatatatagggctacgatagggacctaaggagtaataagtctgggctcccagtgtaaataagaaaacttaatcccaccaggattctatttcttatttcactaattataattcaccccactacagaattataattgcactcccgtccttatctcaattatattacgagctccatgatattaaatacttattaatctccccatgttaagattacagatacccgttgattaaaataaattactaacaatctcccacttaatcaacatcttaacttgagactatccgcttaacttattcgatatgtcggatacaaatatccacctgcagggtttgacataatcgaaacttataagcttactcaaggggtatcatcaatccctatcgggacgtggattccattaataattaatagttgtcatatacataatgttgctacccaactcaccaaaactattgaccgtataaagatctcactctttaatgaatcaaagtcaacaacattaaatatatacttctaataattatctttggattaagagcataagcattcataataaccatgagattccaattgtcttataaagttagtataaagacaattacctcaatacggtcccgttcaatacacacaaagtatactagcacaatgagttggaattaataccattccctgtagtcaagaaaaacctactaaaatattgtgctacagtcctaccgatggtgtgtcaaattccatctaagactgtgaccataacttatattccacaagaaccgatgatccaatcttctgtgtgtaagccgtactctacacactggattatctactatgtagaataaaaaacacacatgcacaacatacaaaaatatcatgcaaatattgcccataaaagattctcatcaaaaatgaataaaactgattaataattaaatattaatccatcatataaaaacataacttttacataatctcctaacaaactcccactaagactcaaaaccatACTGCCATGCATCCCACTCCCATTccctctacgtgactatcaaaagtcttagctagtaagctcttcgtaaaaggatctgccAGGTTATTCGCTGATGCAATCTTGGTCACAGCAACATCACCTCTCTGgacgatctctcgaatcagatgatacttacgctcaatgtgtttgcccttcttgtgagtccttggctccttcgaattagcaactgcaccgctattgtcacaatagagtgaaatggctgattgcactgaagggaacacttccagatccaacaaaaagtttctaagccaaacagcctccttggctacttcagaagctgccacatactctgcctctatggtagaatcagcaatgcaagattgtttgatactcTTCCAACTTATAGCTCCACCTcccaaggtaaacacatatcctgaggtagactttctggaatccCTATCTGACATGACGTCTGAGTCTAtgtacccatgaggtaccagactatctgattggaacaccaacatatgatctctagttctttcagatacttgagtatatgtttcactgcagtccaatgttcttgccctggattagactgaaatctgctaaccatgccaacggcaaagcaaatatcaggtctagtacacaacatagcatacataagacttcctactgccgaggcataaggaactgccttcattttctccatctcttcaggtgttttaggacactgatccttggatagattgattccatgtctaaaagggaggaaccctttcttggaatcttgcatgctaaaacgggTTAGAATGACATCGACataagtagcttgtgataagcctaacatcctattcttgcgatctcgtataagcttaatccctaggatgtgaccagcttctcccaagtccttcatttcgaattggctagataaccacactttcactgaagataacactcccacatcgtttccgatgagcaggatatcatcgacatatagtactagaaacactacaacttttccgttgcgcttcttgtacacacatgactcatgcggacattgatcaaaaccaaaagacttgattgcttgatcaaaatgaatgttccaagatctagatgcctgCTTAAGCCCATAAATAGACTTCTTAAGCTGGCCCAACATGTGCTCCTGaccttttgctatgaatccattTGGTTGCACCATATAAATACACTCATCTagatttccattaaggaacggggtctttacatccatttgccaaatctcgtaatcgagatgagccgcaatggataagagaatccgaatggacttaagcatggctactggcgaaaaagtttcctcataatcgatcccttctttctgagtataccctttcgcaacaagcctagctttgaaggtatgcaccttcccgtccgcccctctcttcttcttatagACCACTTGCATCCAATGGGTTTAATCCCTTCAGGTGGTTTTACAAGATCCCAGACCcgattagagtacatagactccatctctgatttcatagccttttgccaaagttccacatctttatcttgaagtgcCTCATTTTAGTTACAGGGTTCAGCATGTTGATCATCAGGGATCATTTCAAAAGACTCTCCCAACAACGTATACCGACTGGGTGGAACAgtaaccctcccactacgacgaggtaccgatgtgtcaataggtgcctctacaaatatctcttgtggcatttcctcctgcactattggtggtaaagaagtttgtgccggtctctctcctctcaattcttctagaacaattttacttctggatttgtggtctatcacatagtcctcttctaagaactgggcattagtgctaacaatgaccttcttatccgcaggactataaaatagtccacctctcgttcctctagggtaccccacaaacaagcaaacttctgtcctcgattccgatttatctgcgttcccattcagcacatgtgctggtGCTTAGCCTCTGAACCTCGcattcaaataaggttgagaaaaaccccaagcgtagggctaggtcatcGGTAGCATAGTAAACCggcaagaccgggatcgtaccacagggaatttGCAATATAGCTAGTCTGGATTGTAGGTTTAAAAGGTAGAAAAcggcgttcaagacggccaacttgattttgcgtAGAATTGGTAAAAATCGCCCGGGCAAAAGACTGGGAAaaagcttaattaacttaaagtaggcaagtctaaggatcttctaacccttgacaaaggaggtTACCGGTTCTCATAATGACTCAGGCGAGGGTCACGACTGCGTGCTCtcgcccggagaatttaactttaatgactacatttaatgaaagatgtgattaaatggaggcgaaccaacttgtttgacaaatttatcaaacacataggaggccacgagccctcagggagccgcttgccaagaccgcttgacaaATGCCTCACCAAGTAGTTAACACCCCTTTGCttggaccaaaaatgcaagttaagcttTATTCcgtaaatcatgcttttaagccctaatatttgaaaaccaaataatcacctaagtcctcgggaaagattatcccaagacttggccaaacgactactcacacatacttaaaGCAAAAACCAAAGCATAGAAATAAGACATGAATTTTAaccgatagaaatgaaaataaagttgattttataaaggatctagtccgcggctacaacattaataaacaagaaaacattAAACGACAAATACCTtgaggagttcttgaagaaattagctagaaaagcttgaaagccattaatggagttctagaaaaataaaagacttaaagtggaaAGTGacaagatgatcaagaagagagagagagagagagagagagagagagagagagagaccctatttatacaaggtggtctctctcacacaaaatatcccaagaaaatatcccaaaagtagCTAAAAGTGGAAGATattccaaaagtagaaagtagaaaaagCAGCAAAAACGTGGCTGTAATCTgcagtatgaaccggtactggccaattcccagtaccggttcataggtcTACAAAAGCTGGAAAACTTCAACTCTGGacagcatgaaccggtactggccaattcccagtaccggttcataggaGGCAGAACTTCAGTTTTTGCTCTACTTTGGCCCAGACAACCCGACAGCGACCCGACACCCTCTTTGGCCTAGACTAAACACCCAACGGGGCTTGGTGGAACATTGCCTCACTGCCTCGAACCCTTGGATACTTCCGACTACGATCCTTGGCGTTAAGAATCGCCTTAGCACCGCGTATTACCTgagacaaccaaaacaaacccttacgtgcaaaatgagATACAAATGATATCTAAGGGAATCAAAATGCTACAAATTAGGGAACTAgagcaccaagattatacaatcttggttgctcatcacgccccccaacttgaacattGCTAGCCCCGAGCAATGATGCAGAACAAAAGGAAAACTAAACAATCCTTCCGGCAAAACAACTACGGCACATGCTTCGATAATTCCAATGCGCAAGAGATCAAAAACAAACCATTTACCCCAAAGCAACTCACTGTCGGAGATAAGATGAGCAACTAGATGCTAAGCAGGTAAATAACAAGCATCCAACAGGAGTATCCAAAATCAAAAAGGTGGATACTAGACTTCCAACAACCTTTAATAACAAAAGTAACCATATCCCACGCAAAAGGTGCTCGAAAATAGGCGTGGTGAACAAAAAATGCCAAGCCAAATATAAGTGGAGAGCACCATTAGGAAGACAAATTAACTAAGCAGCCAGAAATTtactgaaaaacaaaaatgccaCAGACTAAACATGCCACATTCAAAAATCTGAATCAAACGGGAATCAAAACGTACGAAGGATCAACTAAGGGCTTTaaagcttgtaatgaccttggttaaacaaaagaacggttagcaaaaaGGGAAGCGGCCATATGCTAGCTTGGTTTTTCTACCTTAGGCCGCCACCGACACCCAACTACCAAGTCAAAAGGCCACATGCCGGCCTAAACAAAAACTTCCTAAGACTATTATTTACGAATCCACCtactaaaatgaaaaacaagataGGATAGGAGGACTGTCAACCCCCATGTACCCCGACCAAGTAGAGGGACTTTCCAAAGGCGAAACCACCGACCCTAATCCTCTTCCGACGACTCCTCGTACTCATCCTCCTCGTGAACAGGTTCTTTACCTCGCTTCCGTGTACTCGACTCACCAACACCACTAATCCCAGCACCATGTACAGCTTCTGGTTCCTCAGGAGTTGATTCTCTCATATCAGCGTCCGTGGGAACATACACATCACCTTCTTTCCCACATCGAGCTGCTATCCATAACATCCCCCTCTTTATGGCCGAGACATCCCTCCTCGTACGACGTATTTGAGTCTCAAGCTTTTTTTGTTTCCTCTGCACTGATTAGAGCTGAGTAGCCATAATTCTAGTATATTCTTCAATCCTCCCAGACTGAGTCCTAGCAGTAGGCGTAGGGAAATCGAAACTGTCGGGTAGGGGTGGCTGAGATAATGCCTTGCTTTTCTCCACAGAGCCACCCGTAATAGGACCGGGGGTACCCGGAAGAAGCCTTTCCGGAACTAGTACTCCTTGAGACTCGCAAAGAGAGGTAACCATAGCCGGAAACGG
This genomic window contains:
- the LOC131334649 gene encoding putative disease resistance protein At3g14460, with the protein product MKALPEQMHTLLPSLLYLMLWKCPEIESFPEGGLPSKLDHLNINDCKKLVGGRRDWGLQTLNSFKILWLFGESEDELESFPEEGLLPSTLKHLRLERMSTLKSLNKRGLQHLGSLETIYISSCPQLQSLPEEGLPTSLVQLSITDCPLLKPRCRREEGEDWHKIARIPLIEIDGEVIGE